The Kribbella sp. NBC_00662 nucleotide sequence GCCGCTGCAACAGATAGAGCAGTACGAGGCTCAGCGCGGAGAAGGCGATCAGCGACCGGGCATAGACGCCCCAGGTCTGATCGGCCTTCGAGTCGACGCCGAAGAGCCGGTAGGTCACCCGCTCGACGCCCAGGTCCTTCTCGGACGTGAAGACCCGAGCCATGTACCCGCCCAGCGGCCGGTAGACGGCAGCCAGGCACAGGAGGAGGAAGCCGATCTGCAACAGACCGGCCGCAGTGTCTGACATCAGAACCTCTCGGGGAAGATCAGGGCGGCGATCAGGTAGAGGACCAGAGCAGCGGCCACCACCAGGCCGGCAATGTTCTCGGCGCTCACAACTTCTCCACTCCACGCAGCGCGAACCAGACGGCCGCGAACACGACGACGGTGACTGCGATGTAGATGACGTCAGCCATGACGACTCCACCTCGCGACAAATGTGCTCATGGGTTCAACTGCACACCGCTAGCTGCGGGCTCAGGAGGGTTCTCGCAGGCCTCTCACACCCGCTGACAGAGCTCTCACAGGCTTCTCACATACTTACGGCTGGCATCCCCACCGACAGACAAGGGAAGATCCCGCACGTGACTGAACTGGACACCCCCGCCCCCGCCGAGCAGTTCTTCTCCGCGGAGACCCGGGCCGCGCTGGCCGAGGCCAGCCAGAAGCTGGCCGAGCGCCTGCTGGCCCACACCGAGGCGTTGCTGGCGATGACCGGCGACGAGGACAACTCCGAGCTCTTCGAGCACAATGCCGCGCTCGAGGGCGTGGTCGAGGACTGGAACGAGGCCGTCTTCGAGCACACCGGTACGACGCCGCTGCTGCTGGACGAGTCGGACGACGACGAGGACGAGGAAGATGTCGAGCCGGACCAGGTGATCAGTGTGGTGTCACGGTTCGACCTGCGC carries:
- the kdpF gene encoding K(+)-transporting ATPase subunit F, which encodes MSAENIAGLVVAAALVLYLIAALIFPERF